One genomic window of Acidobacteriota bacterium includes the following:
- a CDS encoding DUF5916 domain-containing protein has protein sequence MLRPRPALEAVRVDDRPQLDGEVLAEEFWQAIEPAASEFFQTTPEEGAPSSQRTMVKVAYTDQTLFVGVMCFDDDPATIVVSDSRRDASLRETDSFQIIFDTYRDGQNGFVFGTNPAGIEYDGQVSREGSGGSASGGGFNLNWDGAWVVRTKMGPEGWSAEFAIPFTTLRYPSLQDQSWGLNFQRNIRRRNETAYWSPLSRQHDLFRLSDAGALTDLRIPSQRNLKVIPYVLGEMRKTGDQETLRLGDAGADAKYSITPALTLDLTYNTDFAQVEVDEQQINLNRFSLFFPEKRPFFLENAGLFAVGDPGNTELFFSRRIGLAQGREVPIVGGARLTGKVRGTNIGFLNMQTEEVGGLTQANNFTVARISRELPNRSSLGAIFVNRQGTGDLAPADDYNRTLGFDGRWGIGEYGSVSGFFAKTFDPDLTGDDHAFHLGTSYESQAWRLSFDYNEVAENFNPEVGFLRRGGFRSPSFLVFHTHRVKGNKWGLHEVRPHVSWEGFWDFEGFQETGFLHIDNHLEWKNGAEFHTGVNVTREGVKEPFEISDGVIVPPGTYDNSEVQLVANSNRGAWLSFDMRAVIGGFFSGDRVNLEPGMRMRLGERFITDLSWSRNDIELPQGDFVTNLARLRVSYSFTPRLHLQSLIQYNNVADVWSTNLRFSWLQAANTGLFIVYNDVRGFDSFRGQSPDRSLLIKFSRLFDVFN, from the coding sequence ATGTTGCGTCCCCGGCCGGCGCTGGAAGCCGTGCGGGTGGACGACCGACCTCAATTGGACGGCGAGGTATTGGCGGAGGAATTCTGGCAAGCCATCGAGCCGGCCGCCAGCGAGTTCTTCCAGACCACGCCCGAGGAGGGCGCGCCCTCCTCGCAGCGGACCATGGTCAAGGTGGCTTACACCGACCAGACCCTCTTCGTGGGCGTTATGTGCTTCGACGACGACCCCGCCACCATCGTGGTCTCCGACAGCCGGCGTGACGCCTCGCTGAGGGAGACCGACAGCTTTCAGATCATCTTCGATACCTACCGGGACGGGCAGAATGGATTCGTCTTCGGGACCAATCCTGCCGGCATCGAATACGACGGCCAGGTCAGCCGGGAAGGCAGCGGAGGCAGCGCCTCGGGGGGCGGCTTCAACCTCAACTGGGACGGAGCCTGGGTGGTGCGCACCAAGATGGGACCCGAGGGCTGGAGCGCCGAATTCGCCATCCCCTTCACCACCCTGCGCTATCCCTCTCTGCAGGACCAGAGCTGGGGACTCAATTTTCAGCGCAACATCCGGCGCCGCAACGAAACCGCCTATTGGTCGCCGCTTTCCCGCCAGCACGATCTCTTCCGGCTTTCCGACGCGGGAGCGTTGACCGATCTGCGCATTCCCAGCCAGCGCAACCTGAAGGTCATCCCCTACGTGCTGGGAGAGATGCGCAAGACGGGAGATCAGGAAACGCTGCGGCTGGGCGACGCCGGAGCCGACGCCAAGTACTCCATCACTCCCGCCCTGACCCTCGACCTCACCTACAACACCGACTTCGCCCAGGTGGAGGTCGACGAGCAGCAGATCAATCTCAACCGCTTCAGCCTTTTCTTTCCTGAAAAGCGTCCCTTTTTCCTGGAAAACGCCGGACTCTTCGCGGTGGGCGATCCCGGCAACACCGAGCTTTTCTTCAGCCGCCGCATCGGCTTGGCCCAGGGCCGGGAAGTACCCATCGTGGGCGGCGCGCGCCTGACCGGAAAGGTGCGCGGCACCAATATCGGCTTCCTCAACATGCAGACCGAAGAGGTGGGCGGGCTGACCCAGGCCAACAACTTCACGGTGGCCCGCATCAGCCGCGAACTGCCCAACCGCTCCTCGCTCGGCGCCATCTTCGTCAACCGACAGGGGACGGGCGATCTGGCGCCCGCCGACGACTACAACCGCACGCTGGGATTCGACGGGAGATGGGGCATCGGCGAGTACGGCTCGGTGTCGGGTTTCTTCGCCAAGACCTTCGATCCCGACCTGACGGGAGACGACCACGCCTTCCACCTGGGCACCAGCTACGAGTCTCAGGCCTGGCGTTTGAGCTTCGACTACAACGAGGTGGCCGAAAATTTCAATCCCGAGGTGGGATTCCTGCGCCGGGGAGGATTCCGCAGCCCTTCCTTCCTGGTCTTTCACACCCACCGGGTCAAGGGAAACAAATGGGGACTGCACGAAGTGCGTCCGCATGTTTCCTGGGAAGGGTTCTGGGATTTCGAAGGCTTTCAGGAGACCGGATTCCTCCACATCGACAACCACCTCGAGTGGAAGAACGGGGCCGAATTCCACACCGGGGTCAACGTCACCCGCGAAGGAGTCAAAGAGCCCTTCGAGATCAGCGATGGCGTGATCGTCCCGCCGGGGACTTACGACAACAGCGAAGTGCAACTGGTGGCCAATTCCAACCGGGGAGCCTGGTTGAGCTTCGACATGAGGGCCGTGATCGGGGGATTCTTCAGCGGCGACCGGGTCAACCTCGAGCCGGGAATGCGGATGCGTCTGGGAGAGCGCTTCATCACCGACCTGAGCTGGAGCCGCAACGACATCGAACTGCCCCAGGGCGACTTCGTCACCAACCTGGCACGCCTGCGCGTTTCTTATTCTTTCACGCCGCGCCTGCATCTGCAGTCGCTGATCCAGTACAATAACGTCGCCGACGTGTGGTCGACCAACCTGCGCTTTTCCTGGCTGCAGGCGGCCAACACCGGCCTGTTCATCGTCTACAACGACGTACGGGGTTTCGATTCTTTCAGGGGTCAATCCCCCGACCGCAGCCTGCTGATCAAGTTCAGCCGGCTTTTCGACGTTTTCAACTGA
- a CDS encoding endonuclease/exonuclease/phosphatase family protein, with protein sequence MDKLSQPAPPSGLRHDLTRHFESLSRFNSSRALERSSLWKEIEDEVRRVMDTVVQEDFSDGDACERTDRVRATAWNIERGNCFEGILEVLSQHPQISASDLFFLTELDHGMARSENREVAGELARHLGLNYVFVPCYISLVKGSGLEYHVEGENTLSLHGNALFSRYPIRNAHSISLPNGKDKMRGKEKRLGYQQAAVATVEHPQGDFHAVSLHLDAHSSQRHRHRQMKLVLDHLDRLEPLPVLIGGDWNTTTFNAARAAYSIMGYARRVLMGVRNVVENHYPHPDRWFERRLFGELEERGYRYKDLNEPGGCTLHYDIDDIAVNTNMADWVPGWCFWFIEWAVQRVGGNCSLKLDWFAGRGLQPANHGHRPRVVSEVHSRKEPLSDHDPILVDVELRSGP encoded by the coding sequence ATGGATAAGCTGTCCCAGCCGGCGCCGCCCTCGGGGCTGCGTCACGACCTGACTCGTCACTTCGAGAGCTTGAGCCGTTTCAACTCCAGCCGGGCCCTGGAGCGCTCTTCCTTGTGGAAGGAAATCGAAGACGAAGTGCGCCGGGTGATGGACACGGTAGTGCAGGAAGACTTCTCGGACGGAGACGCCTGCGAGCGGACCGACCGGGTGCGCGCCACGGCCTGGAACATCGAGCGCGGCAACTGCTTCGAGGGCATCCTGGAAGTCCTCAGCCAGCATCCTCAGATCTCCGCCAGCGACCTCTTTTTCCTCACCGAACTCGACCACGGAATGGCCCGCTCGGAGAACCGCGAAGTAGCGGGAGAGCTGGCCCGCCATCTGGGCCTCAACTATGTCTTTGTGCCCTGCTACATCAGTCTTGTGAAAGGCAGCGGTCTGGAATACCACGTGGAGGGCGAGAACACCCTGTCTCTGCACGGCAACGCCCTTTTCTCGCGCTATCCCATCCGCAACGCCCATTCCATTTCCCTTCCCAACGGCAAGGACAAGATGCGGGGCAAGGAAAAACGCCTGGGGTACCAGCAGGCGGCGGTGGCTACAGTGGAGCATCCCCAGGGGGACTTTCACGCCGTCTCGCTGCACCTGGACGCCCATTCCTCCCAGCGCCACCGCCACCGCCAGATGAAGCTGGTGCTCGACCACCTGGACCGGCTGGAGCCCCTGCCGGTGCTGATCGGCGGCGACTGGAACACCACCACCTTCAACGCCGCCCGCGCCGCCTACTCCATCATGGGCTACGCCCGGCGCGTCCTCATGGGGGTGCGCAACGTGGTGGAAAACCATTATCCCCACCCCGACCGCTGGTTCGAACGCCGCCTCTTCGGCGAACTGGAAGAGCGCGGCTACCGCTACAAAGACCTCAACGAGCCGGGCGGATGCACCCTCCACTACGACATCGACGATATCGCCGTCAACACCAACATGGCCGACTGGGTTCCGGGATGGTGCTTCTGGTTCATCGAGTGGGCCGTGCAGCGGGTGGGCGGCAATTGTTCGCTCAAACTGGACTGGTTCGCAGGACGCGGCTTGCAGCCCGCCAATCACGGCCATCGCCCCCGCGTGGTCTCCGAAGTCCACTCCCGCAAAGAGCCCCTCTCAGACCACGACCCCATTCTGGTCGACGTGGAACTCAGATCGGGACCCTAG